A stretch of Caldisericaceae bacterium DNA encodes these proteins:
- a CDS encoding PadR family transcriptional regulator yields the protein MEGIFDFCNKKKNFFVASVLGVRQFITFYVLHLVYDKPMYGEAISKDVSNLLLNLWKPSPSFMYPILK from the coding sequence ATGGAAGGAATATTTGATTTCTGCAATAAAAAAAAGAACTTTTTTGTAGCATCTGTTCTGGGTGTAAGGCAATTTATTACCTTTTATGTGCTTCACCTTGTTTATGATAAGCCGATGTATGGAGAAGCAATCTCAAAGGATGTTTCAAATCTTCTTTTAAACTTATGGAAGCCAAGTCCCAGTTTTATGTACCCAATTCTTAAAA